One Nicotiana tomentosiformis chromosome 4, ASM39032v3, whole genome shotgun sequence genomic window carries:
- the LOC138910284 gene encoding uncharacterized protein produces MTGLSTSIVAHKLPTNPMCQPVNQKLRKFKPNMSIKIKEEVTKHIKSKVLWVVEYPTWLANIVPVIKKDGKKPMPMGKLAKWQILLSEFDIIYVAQKEVKGQALADHLADNTIDGEYEPLKTYFLDEEVSFIREDITEAYDGWRMFFDEAANFKGVDIRAFLVSETGQYYPVSAKLWFPCTKNMAEYEACILGLRLAIDMNIQELLVIGDSDMLVHQVLREWATKNTKIFPYLHCVQDLIKRFMEIEIKHVPRVHKEFADALATLSSMIQNQDKNFIDPTPIEIRKQPTYCAHIKEELDGNPCFHDIKEYLEKREYLANATHTQKRTLRRLATTSFKVEEFCIEGFLI; encoded by the exons ATGACTGgattaagcacatccatagtggctcacaagctacctaccaaccctatgtgtcaGCCAGTAAACCAGAAGCTCAGGAAATTCAAGCCAAATATGAGTATAAAGATAAAGGAAGAGGTTACCAAGCATATCAAATCCAAGGTCCTTTGGGTGGTCGAGTATCCAACTTGgctagccaacattgtgccggttATAAAGAAGGATGGGAAG aaacccatgcctatggGTAAgctagcaaagtggcagatattactaagtgagtttgacatcatctatgtagcTCAAAAGGaggtcaaagggcaagcattggccgaTCACCTGGCAGACAACACcatagacggagaatacgaaccattgaagacGTATTTTCTCGACGAGGAAGTCTCATTTATAAGGGAAGATATTACTgaagcatatgatggttggaggatgtttttcgacgaagccgcaaacttcaaaggagtagacATCAGAGCTTTCCTGGTATCAGAAACTGGTCAATATTACCCGGTATCCGCCAAACTCTGGTTCCCATGCACAAAAaatatggcagaatacgaggcttgcatcttgggactcagattGGCCATCGACATGAATATTCAGGAGctgctggtaatcggagattcagatATGCTAGTACATCAAGTACTCAGAGAATGGGCTACTAAGAACACTAAGATATTTCCATATCTGCACTGTGTGCAAgatttgatcaagaggttcatggAGATAGAAATCAAACATGTTCCAAGAGTTCATAAAGAGTTTGCCGATGCGCTggctaccttgtcttccatgatacaaaaTCAAGACAAGAATTTTATTGACCCTACTCCGATAGAGATTCGTAAGCAGCCAACTTATTGTGCTCACATTAAAGAAGAGTTAGATGGAAATCCATGTTTTCACGATATCAAGGAGTATTTGGAGAAAAGAGAATACCTAGCAAAtgctacacacactcagaagcgCACACTTCGAAGATTGGCAACCACTTCTTTCAAAGTAGAGGAATTTTGTATAGAAGGATTCCTGATTTAG